The following is a genomic window from Geobacillus subterraneus.
CGATAACAACTATATATGGGCGCGCCGCGGACCGGCGACCGACTATTTGACGGATGACGACCGCCTTGGCGGGCCGGCGGCGACCCGATTTGATACCGATGTGCCGGCTCTTCCGCGCGGGGTCGATTTTGGCGACGGCGATTACAACTATCACGGGCATTTGCATTCGCTGAATGTCGATCCGCATCCGTCGTACTACCGCAGCTACGACGGCGCTCTAGTTGAAGAGCTCTCCCGCCGCGCTGCAGCAGTGGATGGGGTGGACGATGCCCGCACCGTTGTGTACGGCGACCAGGCGCTGATCGCCATTGCGACCGATGCCCGCCATCCGGAGCGGCTTGAAGAGCGCGTCGCCAAAGCGGTGGCCCCGTATGCCAATGGCAAACGGGTGCGCGTCACATCCAATCCGGGCATGTACAACCGCGTCCGCACGATTGACAACACCATTCGCCGCGGCGCGCCGATCAGCATGGAAGAAATTCGCCGCGATTTGCGCACCATTTTTATTGGCGATACGATTCAAGAACGGCCGGAAAACAATCGCTAGCCCGGCGAGGGGGGTGCCATTAGGCATCCCCTTTCTTCGTT
Proteins encoded in this region:
- a CDS encoding YhcN/YlaJ family sporulation lipoprotein — encoded protein: MRYAVKWIGVLSAAGLLASCANYGAEDEGVRHYNNAARPIGYYSTERGDDFRYGRYGTNALNYDNNYIWARRGPATDYLTDDDRLGGPAATRFDTDVPALPRGVDFGDGDYNYHGHLHSLNVDPHPSYYRSYDGALVEELSRRAAAVDGVDDARTVVYGDQALIAIATDARHPERLEERVAKAVAPYANGKRVRVTSNPGMYNRVRTIDNTIRRGAPISMEEIRRDLRTIFIGDTIQERPENNR